Proteins found in one Deltaproteobacteria bacterium genomic segment:
- a CDS encoding extracellular solute-binding protein — MFMTTSARALITRRKFMKSTTVLAALAFLLCAAVPVRAQTLDEVYKRALTEGGTLNFYGTLAQINAEIILPLFEKRFAGIKVNHVDATSDQLATRIIAESRGGRILADTFQTLLEGLVRLQGQGLLLDKLPPEAAAYPEQLKGTNWLASDLIYIVPAWNTNNVKKEEEPKQFEDFAEPRWKNRLIAEPRDFQLLLGLAKHKYKNDDRAVALLKRIAANNIEFHKGHSQLAELLIAGQAAACLTCYAHHYPVRKRKGAPVDYMLTEGTGDIDATAILKNAPHPNTAMLFARWVASEEGQKAYAVGGRLPAHPKVEPLEKTRPAKVYPVGEDDIKDYPKYEKLWKEIFALR; from the coding sequence ATGTTCATGACGACCAGCGCTCGCGCGCTAATCACAAGGAGGAAGTTTATGAAATCGACAACCGTTCTCGCTGCGTTGGCATTTCTGCTATGTGCGGCTGTTCCAGTGCGGGCGCAAACCCTTGACGAAGTTTACAAACGCGCGCTTACCGAAGGCGGCACGCTGAACTTCTACGGCACCTTGGCGCAGATCAACGCTGAGATAATCTTGCCGCTGTTCGAGAAGCGTTTTGCCGGCATCAAAGTAAATCATGTCGACGCGACTTCCGACCAGCTGGCGACCCGGATCATTGCGGAGTCGCGCGGCGGTAGGATTCTTGCCGACACCTTTCAAACTCTATTGGAAGGTCTGGTGCGCCTACAGGGCCAAGGATTGCTGCTCGACAAACTGCCGCCCGAAGCGGCGGCGTATCCCGAACAACTCAAAGGCACCAACTGGTTGGCTAGCGATCTGATTTACATCGTGCCGGCTTGGAACACCAACAACGTTAAGAAAGAAGAAGAGCCCAAGCAGTTCGAAGACTTCGCCGAGCCGCGTTGGAAAAATCGCTTGATCGCCGAGCCGCGGGATTTTCAGTTGCTGCTCGGCCTGGCCAAGCACAAATACAAAAATGACGATAGAGCCGTGGCGCTCCTCAAGCGCATCGCTGCCAACAATATCGAGTTCCACAAAGGCCACTCGCAGCTGGCCGAACTGCTGATCGCCGGGCAGGCCGCAGCTTGCCTTACTTGCTACGCGCATCATTATCCGGTGCGCAAACGAAAAGGCGCGCCGGTGGACTACATGCTGACTGAAGGCACCGGCGACATCGACGCCACCGCGATTCTGAAAAACGCGCCGCATCCAAACACCGCGATGCTGTTCGCGCGCTGGGTGGCGAGCGAAGAAGGTCAGAAAGCGTATGCCGTGGGCGGCAGGCTGCCCGCCCATCCCAAAGTTGAGCCGCTGGAAAAAACCCGTCCGGCGAAAGTTTATCCGGTCGGCGAAGATGACATCAAAGATTATCCCAAATATGAAAAACTGTGGAAGGAAATATTTGCACTGAGGTGA
- a CDS encoding PIN domain-containing protein has product MCSIQRPLDTRTQPRIAVEAEAILGVLTLCESGQMELLSSDALVFELERNPHPVRKEYALKVLAQATVFVAQNSQLEEHARRFQAEGIKPVDALHLASALAAEADYFCTCDDRFLKRAKAVDTGKTKVVSPLELITEVTQ; this is encoded by the coding sequence ATGTGCAGCATCCAGCGTCCGCTCGATACCAGGACGCAGCCGCGCATCGCGGTGGAGGCAGAAGCCATTCTCGGGGTCCTGACGCTTTGTGAGTCTGGACAAATGGAGTTACTAAGCTCCGACGCGCTCGTGTTCGAGTTGGAGCGTAATCCGCATCCCGTGCGCAAAGAATACGCGCTTAAAGTGTTAGCGCAAGCAACCGTGTTCGTGGCCCAAAACAGCCAGCTTGAAGAACACGCGCGGCGGTTCCAAGCTGAAGGAATCAAGCCAGTCGATGCTCTCCATTTGGCGTCGGCATTGGCAGCGGAAGCTGATTATTTCTGCACATGCGATGATCGATTCTTAAAACGGGCTAAAGCGGTAGATACAGGAAAAACCAAAGTGGTCTCGCCGCTGGAACTGATTACCGAGGTGACGCAATGA
- a CDS encoding extracellular solute-binding protein translates to MRLRTLLLAAIGFISFTSRLLAATVDDDQIAGAKKEGALVLYLSTNLADANGLIQLYKSKYPFVKVDMFRADNEKLLNRILTESVANKFNGDAIMISSFEVRVLLQKKLLQRYVSPHAKYYPEGFTDKDGYWTSVYSIPRVIAYNTNLAKPDVAPKSWEDILHPRWKGGFGLSDSATLWYTGFLKYLGEEKGRDFMRKLAAQKPAFRDGESIVMQLLAAGEFPLGMVYSHQVATLKKRGAPVDWVRTAQPIVTGLKPLGLSAKTQHPNAAKLFIDMVLSKEGQELIKSFNRIPDRGDVTSELKEGIKLYPADPRWGDSYAKHVEEFREIFLK, encoded by the coding sequence ATGAGACTACGAACCCTTCTCCTCGCCGCCATTGGTTTTATCAGCTTTACTTCGCGCCTTCTCGCCGCCACCGTCGACGACGATCAGATCGCCGGCGCCAAGAAAGAAGGCGCCCTGGTCCTCTACCTTTCCACCAATCTCGCCGATGCCAACGGTTTGATCCAGCTGTATAAATCCAAATACCCCTTCGTCAAGGTCGACATGTTTCGCGCCGACAACGAGAAATTGTTAAATCGTATCTTGACCGAATCCGTGGCCAACAAGTTCAACGGCGATGCGATCATGATCAGCAGTTTCGAAGTCCGCGTGTTGCTGCAAAAGAAGCTCCTGCAACGCTACGTCTCGCCCCACGCCAAGTATTATCCCGAAGGCTTCACCGACAAAGACGGCTATTGGACTAGCGTCTATTCAATTCCGCGCGTCATCGCCTACAACACCAATCTCGCGAAGCCCGACGTCGCGCCGAAAAGCTGGGAAGACATTCTGCACCCGCGCTGGAAAGGCGGCTTCGGCCTGTCCGATAGCGCCACCCTCTGGTACACCGGCTTCCTGAAATATTTGGGCGAGGAGAAAGGCCGCGACTTCATGCGCAAGCTCGCCGCCCAGAAGCCGGCCTTTCGCGACGGCGAAAGCATCGTCATGCAACTACTCGCCGCCGGCGAGTTTCCCCTCGGCATGGTTTACTCGCACCAAGTGGCGACGCTGAAAAAGCGCGGCGCGCCGGTGGACTGGGTGCGTACCGCCCAGCCCATCGTCACTGGCTTAAAACCTCTGGGCCTCAGTGCCAAAACCCAACATCCCAACGCGGCAAAACTGTTCATCGATATGGTTCTGTCGAAGGAAGGCCAGGAGCTGATCAAAAGTTTCAACCGCATCCCCGACCGCGGCGATGTAACCTCAGAATTGAAAGAAGGCATCAAACTCTATCCCGCCGATCCGCGCTGGGGTGACAGCTACGCGAAACATGTCGAAGAGTTCCGCGAGATATTCCTAAAATAA
- a CDS encoding glycine/betaine/sarcosine/D-proline family reductase selenoprotein B, whose protein sequence is MNQKIRVVHYLNQFFAQVGGEDKGDVGPAVKTSIIGAGRALQQALGEDAEVVATIYCGDNFFAEQQEQAIAELLRHVAEYQADLLIAGPAFESGRYGVACGAICQAVQQKLGITAVAGMDEDNVGAGLFRKNIYIVNSGATIVRMVPTLQRMAALGLKLTRRETIGKPADEGYLSRGVKRNEFATKPPAERAVDMLLAKIAGKEFHSEIATPKFSSGKPAAPLVNLKSALIALVTDGGLVVEGNPDKIEPGRPTRFTTISIKGVDSLGADKYDAVHSGYDTASANLDPNRLVPLDTMRELAREGVIGAVHEFIHSTGGAHAAVENAVQIGRQIADQLKAAGVTGVILTST, encoded by the coding sequence ATGAACCAAAAGATCCGCGTCGTCCACTATTTAAATCAATTCTTCGCCCAGGTCGGCGGCGAGGACAAAGGCGATGTCGGCCCCGCCGTCAAAACCAGCATCATCGGCGCCGGCCGCGCGCTTCAGCAGGCGCTCGGCGAAGATGCCGAAGTGGTCGCGACGATTTATTGCGGCGACAATTTTTTCGCCGAACAGCAAGAGCAAGCGATCGCCGAATTGCTGCGCCATGTCGCCGAGTACCAAGCCGACTTGCTGATCGCCGGCCCGGCCTTCGAGAGCGGCCGTTACGGCGTCGCCTGCGGCGCGATTTGCCAAGCGGTGCAGCAAAAGCTCGGCATCACCGCCGTTGCCGGCATGGACGAAGACAACGTCGGCGCGGGCCTATTTAGAAAAAACATTTACATCGTCAACTCCGGCGCGACGATTGTGCGCATGGTGCCGACGCTGCAACGCATGGCCGCGTTGGGATTGAAACTCACCCGCCGCGAGACGATCGGCAAACCGGCGGACGAGGGTTATCTTTCCCGCGGCGTCAAGCGCAACGAATTCGCCACCAAGCCGCCCGCCGAGCGCGCCGTCGACATGCTGCTGGCAAAAATAGCCGGCAAAGAATTTCATTCGGAAATCGCAACACCAAAATTTTCCAGCGGCAAACCGGCCGCACCTCTGGTCAATTTGAAATCAGCATTGATCGCACTGGTTACCGACGGCGGCCTGGTGGTGGAAGGAAATCCCGACAAAATCGAGCCGGGGCGGCCGACGCGCTTCACCACGATTTCGATAAAAGGCGTCGATTCGCTCGGTGCCGACAAATACGACGCCGTCCATTCCGGCTACGACACCGCCAGCGCTAATCTAGATCCCAACCGACTCGTGCCGCTGGACACCATGCGCGAGCTGGCGCGGGAAGGCGTCATCGGCGCCGTCCATGAATTCATCCATTCCACCGGCGGCGCCCATGCCGCGGTGGAGAACGCGGTGCAAATCGGCCGGCAGATCGCCGACCAGTTGAAAGCCGCCGGCGTCACCGGCGTGATTCTCACCTCCACCTGA